A genomic segment from Muntiacus reevesi chromosome 15, mMunRee1.1, whole genome shotgun sequence encodes:
- the BTBD6 gene encoding BTB/POZ domain-containing protein 6: MLLPLACLHGRVAQCLTALLVLAEPPPRPRRGARAHAAPPPRAEAALPAKMAAELYAPASAAAAAAATATDIANSNAAAAAAAAGRKGRPSAPLPAPPPPAPAPPPPDNNNPESPNWQSFHPTLRERNALMFNNELMADVHFVVGAPGAARRVPAHKYVLAVGSSVFYAMFYGDLAEVKSEIHIPDVEPAAFLILLKYMYSDEIDLEADTVLATLYAAKKYIVPALAKACVNFLETSLEAKNACVLLSQSRLFEEPELTQRCWEVIDAQAEMALRSEGFCEIDWQTLEIIVTREALNTKEAVVFEAVLSWAEAECKRQGLPVTPRNKRHVLGPALYLVRIPTMTLEEFANGAAQSDILTLEETHNIFLWYTAANKPLLEFPLTKRRGLAPQRCHRFQSSAYRSNQWRYRGRCDSIQFAVDRRVFVAGLGLYGSSSGKAEYSVKIELKRLGVVLAQNLTKFVSDGSSNTFSVWFEHPVQVEQDTFYTASAVLDGSELSYFGQEGMTEVQCGKVTFQFQCSSDSTNGTGVQGGQIPELIFYA; the protein is encoded by the exons AtgctgctgcccctggcctgtctGCACGGCCGAGTGGCGCAGTGCCTCACCGCGCTCCTGGTGCTCGCAGAGCCGCCCCCGAGGCCCCGGCGCGGCGCGAGGGCGCACGCCGCGCCGCCCCCGCGCGCGGAGGCCGCCCTGCCCGCGAAGATGGCCGCGGAGCTCTACGCGCCCGCCAGCGCCGCGGCCGCGGCCGCCGCCACCGCCACGGACATCGCCAACAGcaacgccgccgccgccgccgccgccgcgggcaGGAAGGGTCGGCCCAGCGCCCCGctgcccgcgccgccgccgcccgcgcccgcgccgccgccgcccgacAACAACAACCCGGAGAGCCCCAACTGGCAGTCCTTCCACCCGACCCTGCGCGAGAG GAACGCGCTGATGTTCAACAACGAGCTCATGGCCGACGTGCACTTCGTCGTGGGGGCCCCGGGCGCGGCCCGGAGGGTGCCTGCCCACAAG TATGTCTTGGCCGTGGGCAGCTCTGTCTTCTATGCCATGTTTTACGGGGACCTGGCGGAAGTCAAGTCAGAAATTCACATTCCCGATGTGGAGCCTGCAGCTTTTCTGATCTTGTTGAA GTACATGTACAGTGACGAGATTGACCTGGAAGCTGACACGGTGCTGGCCACCCTCTACGCTGCCAAGAAGTACATTGTCCCTGCCTTGGCAAAAGCCTGTGTCAACTTTCTGGAGACAAGTCTGGAAGCCAAAAATGCCTGTGTCCTGCTGTCCCAGAGCCGACTGTTTGAGGAGCCTGAGCTGACCCAGCGCTGCTGGGAGGTCATCGACGCGCAGGCTGAGATGGCCCTGAGGTCCGAAGGCTTCTGTGAGATTGACTGGCAGACGCTGGAGATCATCGTCACGCGGGAGGCCCTCAACACCAAGGAGGCTGTGGTTTTCGAGGCGGTCCTGAGCTGGGCAGAGGCCGAGTGCAAGAGGCAGGGCCTGCCCGTCACCCCTCGCAACAAGAGGCACGTGCTGGGGCCAGCCCTCTACCTGGTCCGGATTCCAACCATGACCCTGGAGGAGTTTGCCAACGGGGCCGCGCAGTCAGACATCCTGACGCTGGAGGAAACCCACAACATCTTCCTGTGGTACACAGCGGCCAACAAGCCCCTCCTCGAGTTCCCCCTGACCAAGAGGAGGGGCCTGGCGCCCCAGAGGTGCCACCGCTTCCAGTCCTCCGCCTACCGCAGCAACCAGTGGCGCTACCGCGGGCGCTGCGACAGCATCCAGTTCGCCGTGGACAGGAGGGTCTTCGTCGCCGGGCTGGGCCTGTACGGCTCGAGCTCTGGGAAAGCAGAGTACAGTGTGAAGATCGAACTCAAGCGGCTGGGCGTGGTCCTGGCGCAGAACTTGACCAAGTTTGTCTCTGACGGCTCCAGCAACACCTTCTCAGTCTGGTTTGAACACCCCGTGCAGGTGGAGCAGGACACCTTCTACACGGCCAGTGCCGTCCTGGACGGCAGCGAGCTCAGCTACTTTGGGcaggagggcatgacagaggTGCAGTGCGGCAAGGTGACCTTCCAGTTCCAGTGCTCCTCTGACAGCACCAACGGGACCGGGGTCCAGGGCGGGCAGATCCCTGAGCTCATCTTCTACGCCTGA